In the genome of Fluviispira vulneris, one region contains:
- a CDS encoding DUF819 family protein, which yields MSSQFLLLIVSGSALFCYAIERRVAWIAHVSSVGLLIFLAMLLSQLGLVPSHSELYDLFQGPFVLTAIILLILDFRIQDILKVPIKIIAVYVFGAFGSILGGLIAGAVAANSLGIDAYKIAAQLTASYIGGVENAAAMQKLLEIPNTYFIAVLTVDIVVTCLWLQLVIWYGNDKGEEIKISEEEGTPLEGVRVSIVSILTCLFVSLGILILSSFLAKNIGFMHKILWLSILALCAGQIPFLRAQFKSAYVLGAVLFAGFFFSVGASTDFKAILQLPKVLILMPFIVIFTHGLFIIISAYIFKLNKIVYSVTSQSLIGGPGSAVAVAQVRKWKSGVAIAIILGILGYSIANFFGKFVFNFLQFISPL from the coding sequence ATGTCATCGCAATTTCTTCTTCTAATAGTTAGTGGTTCAGCTCTGTTTTGTTATGCAATTGAACGTCGTGTTGCTTGGATCGCGCACGTGAGTAGTGTCGGTTTATTAATTTTTTTAGCTATGCTCTTAAGTCAATTAGGTTTAGTACCATCTCATTCAGAGTTGTATGATTTATTTCAAGGGCCTTTTGTACTTACAGCAATTATATTGCTGATTCTTGATTTTAGAATTCAAGATATACTTAAGGTGCCAATTAAAATTATAGCTGTGTATGTCTTTGGGGCATTTGGAAGTATTTTAGGAGGTCTGATTGCGGGAGCAGTTGCAGCAAATAGTTTAGGAATAGATGCATATAAAATAGCTGCGCAGCTTACAGCAAGTTATATTGGTGGTGTCGAAAATGCGGCTGCCATGCAAAAGTTACTCGAAATTCCAAATACCTACTTTATAGCAGTTTTAACTGTTGACATTGTTGTGACCTGTCTTTGGCTGCAGCTAGTAATATGGTATGGTAACGATAAAGGCGAAGAAATAAAAATTTCTGAAGAGGAGGGGACTCCACTTGAAGGAGTTAGAGTAAGTATTGTTAGTATTTTAACTTGTTTATTTGTTTCTTTAGGTATTTTAATTCTTTCTAGTTTCCTAGCAAAAAATATTGGTTTTATGCATAAAATTTTATGGTTGAGTATTCTTGCTTTGTGTGCAGGACAAATTCCATTTTTAAGAGCTCAATTTAAATCTGCATATGTGCTTGGAGCAGTCTTATTTGCTGGATTCTTTTTCAGTGTGGGTGCTTCAACTGATTTTAAAGCTATACTTCAACTTCCTAAAGTTTTAATTCTTATGCCTTTTATTGTTATTTTCACGCATGGTCTTTTTATAATTATTTCAGCTTATATTTTTAAACTGAATAAAATCGTTTATTCAGTAACTTCACAATCGCTTATTGGTGGACCAGGATCAGCTGTAGCTGTTGCGCAAGTGAGAAAATGGAAGAGCGGAGTTGCAATAGCTATTATTCTTGGTATTTTAGGTTATTCTATCGCCAATTTTTTTGGAAAGTTTGTATTCAATTTTCTTCAATTTATTTCACCTCTGTAA